The genomic region CATTTCCGCTGGGTGATTATACTGGTAGTCAGGATAAAGAGGTGTAGATTGGAAAGAGATGTGGTTTTAAGCCGATTTGATGCAATAGAATCCAAGGTGGAGCGTTTGCTTGCGCATTGCAGAGCCCTTGAAGAGGAGCGCGAATCCCTGAAGGTGGAACTTGCGGACACGAATGCCCGGCTTGAAGAAATGATACATAAAGATTCTGAGCGGGTGCAGGATGAACAGGCAATGCAGAAAAAAATAGATGCACTCCTGGAGCGGCTTAATGCCTTTTAAAAGTGTAGATAAATCAAGCGTAACCCTAATGGTCTGCATATAGTGAACTTTGGATACCATCGTAACAATTCATATGTTTGGCGAGGTGTACAAGTTTAAGGCGGAGGCAGGTGTTGCCGATGCGAACGAGGTCGCCGAGTTTCTGATGGAAGAGCTTGCACGGGTTGAAAAAGACCTGGGGGCTCAGGCTAAAACCGTTACCAAGACGGCCAAGCTTCTGTTGGCCACCATGAATATTGCCAATACATATTTTAATCTTAAACGGCAGCATGTGGAAACGGTGTCAGAACTGGCGGAACGATCGGATGCCTTGCTGCTGGCTTTGGAGTCGGTTTCTGTTTCTCCGTCTGCAGAATGATAAAAGCCCCTGCTGTGTGCGTGATTGATATGCCCTTTGACCCAATGTTGTAAAAAAGGGAGCTTTCTCTGGTACTGGTGTGCATGTTCTGTACGCTGTCAGAAAAGCCTGAAGGTATCATAAGGCACCCACTTGAACCGAACGGTTCAAAGGTTTTCCAACACGGCACATGCGGGGGCATGCTTGATCAATCTCCTCCATCCTTTCTTTTTCTCCCCCTCCTTTCTTTCTTCTGAAAGCAGTCTTTTATGATGTTGAAGGATACAGCAGGGCATTGCTGTTTGTGCAGTAAAGGCTCTGGTTGTCTGGTGAGGTTTTTCGTTCTGCATAAATGAATAAAAAATCATACGGTGCGTGGTTTGCCGTAGCGGTGGCTTTTGGGGTGGGTCTGTGCTGGCTGGAGGAAGGTGTTCCGGACCAGAGCTATGACAGACAGGTAAAGTGTTTGCGTCTTTTTTTATTTTGATGCTTAGCACCTTGTCGGTGTCGGCATGTTCTGAATTCCAGGTAATAGGAAGGCGGCCGTTGAGCGGGTATGCTTTCATTTGGGAG from Desulfobotulus pelophilus harbors:
- the zapB gene encoding cell division protein ZapB; this translates as MERDVVLSRFDAIESKVERLLAHCRALEEERESLKVELADTNARLEEMIHKDSERVQDEQAMQKKIDALLERLNAF
- a CDS encoding cell division protein ZapA codes for the protein MDTIVTIHMFGEVYKFKAEAGVADANEVAEFLMEELARVEKDLGAQAKTVTKTAKLLLATMNIANTYFNLKRQHVETVSELAERSDALLLALESVSVSPSAE